The Paenibacillus tianjinensis genome has a window encoding:
- a CDS encoding nucleoside recognition domain-containing protein — translation MINGIWLAMIVIGFVFAAVNGRMDEFTAAVFDGAKSGVTVSFGLISVLVFWMGMMRVAEDAGLLRKIARLLGPVVGFLFPDVPKGHPAIGYILSNMSANLLGLGNAATPMGIKAMQELQTLNPDKETATPAMCTLLALNTASITLIPATLIAIRLNFGSAEPAGIVGTTLAATAVATLAAIAADRLFRRLTLLRRPPKPPAIRPGDSARGGPALPHSSMKG, via the coding sequence ATGATTAATGGAATCTGGCTGGCGATGATCGTGATCGGCTTCGTCTTCGCTGCCGTAAACGGCCGGATGGATGAGTTCACGGCAGCTGTCTTTGACGGCGCCAAAAGCGGAGTTACCGTAAGCTTCGGGCTGATCAGCGTACTGGTATTCTGGATGGGGATGATGCGGGTGGCGGAGGATGCAGGACTGCTGCGTAAAATCGCCCGCCTGCTCGGCCCGGTCGTCGGCTTTTTGTTCCCGGATGTGCCGAAAGGCCATCCGGCTATCGGCTATATACTCTCAAACATGAGTGCAAATCTGCTTGGTCTAGGCAATGCAGCAACACCTATGGGCATCAAGGCGATGCAGGAGCTGCAGACGCTAAATCCTGATAAGGAGACTGCTACTCCGGCGATGTGCACCCTGCTTGCGCTGAACACAGCCAGCATTACCCTCATTCCGGCCACGCTGATTGCGATCAGGCTCAACTTCGGCTCGGCTGAACCGGCCGGTATCGTCGGCACAACGCTCGCTGCAACGGCGGTAGCAACGCTTGCAGCGATTGCTGCGGACAGGCTGTTCCGCCGCCTGACGCTGCTGCGCAGGCCTCCGAAGCCGCCAGCGATCAGGCCGGGGGATTCAGCCAGAGGGGGGCCGGCCCTCCCGCATTCCTCCATGAAAGGGTGA
- a CDS encoding D-alanyl-D-alanine carboxypeptidase family protein gives MNMKTLTFRSSLILILCTLLAVWAPPYPVHAENISITTHARAAALIDVESGRILYSSRGDEPMLIASLTKIMTAIVAIENGDLDSKVKVGKNAFAKEGSSLYLKQGEEMKLEDMLYGLMLRSGNDAATAIAEHVGGSEEGFVYLMNAKAEELGLIHTHFANPHGLDAEGHYSSANDLAVLTAYALHNPVFKEIVKTQEKTADNPYEKWDYKWANKNKMLRLYEGADGVKTGYTKKALRCLVSSATRNGQQLVAVTLNDGNDWNDHAALLNFGFNHYPLKTLIERGESISGYSFVTSKKFAYPLGQGEEARMITKLVLNGQPAASGGAEARSSFGLKGALVLQLGGKEIGRVPVYTPEQLPPEQSLYMKRYAPTGAAAYPADTWLQALGSALRALLQMGK, from the coding sequence ATGAACATGAAGACATTAACCTTTAGGTCGTCGTTAATCTTGATATTGTGCACACTGCTGGCGGTTTGGGCTCCACCTTATCCGGTTCATGCGGAGAACATCTCTATCACAACTCATGCCAGGGCAGCGGCGCTGATTGATGTGGAATCCGGCAGGATTCTTTATAGCAGCCGGGGGGATGAACCCATGCTGATCGCCAGTCTGACCAAAATCATGACTGCCATAGTGGCTATAGAGAATGGCGATCTGGATTCCAAAGTTAAAGTTGGAAAGAATGCTTTTGCCAAAGAAGGCTCCTCATTGTATTTGAAGCAGGGGGAGGAAATGAAACTGGAGGATATGCTTTACGGTCTGATGCTTCGTTCAGGAAATGATGCGGCAACTGCGATTGCCGAACATGTCGGCGGATCAGAGGAGGGCTTCGTCTATTTGATGAATGCCAAGGCGGAGGAGCTTGGGCTCATCCATACGCATTTTGCCAATCCGCACGGGCTGGATGCTGAGGGCCATTATTCCAGTGCCAATGATCTGGCGGTGCTGACAGCATACGCGCTACATAATCCTGTTTTTAAGGAGATTGTAAAAACCCAGGAGAAGACAGCCGACAATCCGTATGAGAAATGGGATTACAAATGGGCTAACAAAAATAAAATGCTGCGCCTCTATGAGGGTGCAGATGGTGTGAAGACAGGCTATACCAAAAAGGCGCTGCGATGTCTGGTCAGCTCCGCCACCCGGAACGGGCAGCAGCTGGTGGCAGTGACGCTGAATGACGGCAATGACTGGAATGACCATGCTGCGCTGCTCAATTTCGGCTTTAACCATTATCCGCTGAAAACCTTAATAGAACGCGGGGAAAGCATCAGCGGATACAGCTTCGTAACGTCAAAGAAGTTTGCCTATCCGCTTGGACAAGGTGAAGAAGCCAGGATGATCACAAAGCTCGTATTGAATGGGCAGCCGGCCGCTTCTGGCGGGGCTGAAGCCCGCAGCAGCTTTGGACTGAAGGGGGCGCTGGTACTGCAGCTCGGCGGAAAGGAGATCGGCCGGGTGCCGGTTTATACACCGGAGCAGCTTCCGCCGGAGCAATCCTTATATATGAAGCGATACGCTCCGACAGGGGCCGCTGCATATCCTGCAGACACTTGGCTGCAGGCGCTGGGCAGTGCACTGCGCGCGCTGTTGCAAATGGGAAAATAG
- a CDS encoding DNA-binding protein, protein MINKNIENNIHSYDDYPSVLHAEDIQIILRMGRRKTYEFLSDPPFHVNRVGKLIKVSKGVFINWLEGK, encoded by the coding sequence ATGATAAATAAGAATATAGAAAATAATATACATAGTTATGACGATTATCCTTCAGTATTGCATGCAGAAGACATTCAAATAATACTTAGAATGGGCAGAAGAAAAACATATGAATTTCTCAGTGATCCTCCTTTTCACGTGAACAGGGTAGGAAAACTAATCAAAGTAAGTAAGGGAGTTTTTATAAATTGGCTTGAAGGAAAATAA
- the ribH gene encoding 6,7-dimethyl-8-ribityllumazine synthase: MPNYFEGHLVSEGLKYGVVVGRFNEFITSKLLSGALDAFKRHGVADDEVDVAWVPGVFEIPLICQKMAESGKYDAVIALGTVIRGSTTHYDYVCNEVAKGVAAINLKTGVPTIFGVVTTENIEQAIERSGTKAGNKGWDAATSAIEMANLNKLFK, translated from the coding sequence ATGCCGAATTATTTTGAAGGACATTTAGTATCCGAGGGTTTGAAATATGGTGTAGTTGTAGGACGTTTCAATGAATTTATTACCAGCAAGCTCCTTTCCGGTGCCCTGGACGCATTCAAACGCCACGGTGTTGCCGACGATGAGGTAGATGTCGCTTGGGTTCCAGGCGTATTCGAAATTCCGCTGATCTGCCAAAAAATGGCTGAAAGCGGCAAATACGACGCTGTGATTGCCCTCGGCACCGTTATCCGCGGTTCTACTACACATTATGACTATGTGTGCAACGAGGTTGCCAAAGGCGTGGCGGCAATCAATCTTAAAACAGGTGTTCCGACCATTTTCGGTGTCGTGACTACCGAGAATATCGAGCAGGCGATTGAGCGCTCCGGAACCAAAGCAGGCAATAAAGGCTGGGATGCAGCAACCTCCGCTATCGAGATGGCTAACCTGAACAAGCTGTTTAAGTAA
- a CDS encoding DUF2953 domain-containing protein, translating to MTLWLAIPLAVLLFVIVLALSSSIHFHFRLCRLGKNDRVEFDIRALFGLVKFHYELPKLIFEGIERGVKVKLEKSGIAPVRQDSDKDEHINKETVLNWADDVKEAMRATRGLKNWLKGLLSHVKITKLDWSTDFSLGDAAYTATATGALWGLKWSLVGWVSQFVRLQQRPRMFVVPVFRDELCYSTEAVCTGKLSVAYVLFAGLLLLRRISEVKGGLSHWIKLLKRNH from the coding sequence GTGACGTTATGGCTTGCTATACCCTTGGCCGTGCTGTTGTTTGTGATTGTACTCGCCCTGTCTTCCTCTATCCATTTTCACTTCCGCCTATGCAGACTTGGTAAGAATGATCGCGTGGAATTTGACATTAGAGCCTTGTTTGGGCTGGTTAAATTCCATTATGAGCTGCCAAAGCTAATTTTTGAAGGAATAGAACGCGGGGTGAAGGTGAAGCTCGAAAAGAGCGGGATTGCGCCAGTCCGTCAAGATTCCGACAAAGATGAACATATCAATAAAGAAACGGTGCTGAACTGGGCGGACGATGTGAAAGAGGCCATGCGGGCAACCCGGGGTTTAAAGAATTGGCTTAAGGGTCTCTTGTCCCATGTTAAGATTACCAAACTCGACTGGTCAACGGATTTTTCGCTGGGCGATGCAGCATACACGGCTACAGCAACGGGTGCACTCTGGGGGCTAAAGTGGAGTCTGGTGGGCTGGGTGTCACAGTTTGTCCGGCTGCAGCAGCGTCCGCGGATGTTTGTCGTGCCGGTTTTCCGGGATGAGCTGTGCTATTCTACAGAAGCCGTCTGTACCGGGAAGCTGTCAGTTGCGTATGTCTTATTTGCCGGGCTGCTGCTGCTGCGCCGTATCTCCGAGGTCAAGGGCGGTTTGTCCCATTGGATTAAGCTTTTGAAGCGTAACCACTGA
- the ribD gene encoding bifunctional diaminohydroxyphosphoribosylaminopyrimidine deaminase/5-amino-6-(5-phosphoribosylamino)uracil reductase RibD, with protein MDIMNDQFYMSLALDMAERAQGQTGINPVVGCVVVKDGAVIGLGTHLQRGTGHAEVHALNMAAGKAQGSTAYVTLEPCSHYGKTPPCSQRLIDEGVARVVVACEDPNPQVAGRGIEMLREAGIDVEVGLLRSRALRLNEKFIKYILTKQPFVTLKSASTLDGKLATKTGDSKWISNGQAREIVHTMRHRHQGIMVGVNTVIADNPSLTTRMEVPGLHPIRIVIDSSLRIPLESAVVTDGQAPTIVVTTAAADPAHKAALEAAGVTVVVSGAGPRVDLQAAMVALGEMEISSILLEGGGTLNGSMLESGLVDRVVLFFAPKIVGGGSQAAGTFEFPGVEQMKDAVLLEGLEVEVLGDNVCISGTPVR; from the coding sequence ATGGATATCATGAACGACCAGTTTTATATGTCACTTGCACTGGATATGGCGGAAAGAGCGCAGGGACAGACCGGCATCAATCCGGTTGTCGGTTGTGTAGTCGTAAAAGACGGGGCTGTGATCGGCCTGGGTACGCATCTGCAGAGGGGAACCGGCCACGCCGAGGTCCATGCTCTCAATATGGCTGCCGGTAAGGCGCAGGGCAGCACCGCTTATGTCACACTGGAGCCCTGCAGTCATTACGGCAAGACGCCGCCCTGCAGCCAGCGGCTGATTGATGAAGGCGTTGCACGGGTAGTGGTTGCCTGTGAGGATCCTAACCCGCAGGTTGCGGGACGGGGCATCGAAATGCTGCGCGAAGCAGGCATTGACGTTGAAGTGGGGCTGCTGCGCAGTCGCGCCTTACGGCTGAATGAGAAGTTTATCAAGTATATTCTGACGAAGCAGCCGTTTGTGACTCTTAAGAGTGCAAGCACACTGGATGGCAAGCTCGCCACCAAGACTGGTGACAGCAAGTGGATTTCAAATGGACAAGCGCGGGAAATTGTACATACGATGCGGCACCGTCACCAGGGGATTATGGTTGGTGTTAACACGGTGATCGCCGATAATCCCTCGCTGACGACCCGGATGGAAGTTCCCGGACTCCATCCGATACGTATCGTGATTGATTCCTCCTTACGGATTCCGCTTGAATCGGCAGTAGTCACTGACGGCCAGGCGCCGACAATTGTCGTCACCACAGCAGCTGCTGATCCGGCCCATAAGGCTGCGCTTGAGGCAGCAGGCGTTACAGTTGTTGTCAGCGGCGCAGGGCCGCGGGTCGATCTGCAGGCCGCCATGGTTGCGCTTGGCGAAATGGAGATCAGCTCCATTCTCCTTGAAGGCGGCGGAACGCTGAACGGCTCGATGCTGGAGAGCGGACTGGTTGACCGCGTAGTGCTCTTCTTCGCGCCGAAGATTGTCGGCGGAGGAAGCCAGGCTGCGGGAACCTTCGAGTTCCCCGGCGTGGAGCAGATGAAGGACGCGGTCCTGCTTGAGGGATTGGAAGTTGAAGTGCTCGGGGATAATGTCTGTATCAGCGGGACTCCGGTCCGCTAG
- a CDS encoding stalk domain-containing protein — MMKKGSYLTTGIVIGMALTMTTPVLAETVKTISAKINSTVGVLINGKETKLNTQPITYNNLNYLPVGEIGRALGYDVSYDKSTDTIHINNKGASVSSTTTATPESIPSSQPVDVVQKVSQGESIAKDGITSSINKIEFVTQKEKIDGLVLDKGFKVYVSVTNNSDYALTPGMRYVFSTGNDTTDKDLNSMGAVFSFTTLTGERYTGDPLTKGEGISGFIFFSYDKEVKINEISYFPNFVGKLSTNLNPMGTWSFN, encoded by the coding sequence ATGATGAAAAAGGGCAGTTATTTAACAACTGGTATCGTCATCGGAATGGCATTAACAATGACAACTCCAGTTCTTGCAGAAACAGTTAAAACTATATCAGCTAAAATTAACAGTACAGTAGGCGTTTTGATCAACGGTAAGGAAACCAAACTGAATACTCAACCAATTACTTATAATAATTTAAACTATTTACCAGTAGGGGAGATTGGTCGAGCATTAGGATATGATGTGAGCTATGATAAATCCACTGATACAATTCACATCAATAATAAGGGCGCTTCAGTTAGCTCTACAACTACAGCGACTCCAGAATCAATCCCATCATCACAACCAGTTGATGTAGTTCAAAAAGTGAGCCAAGGCGAATCGATAGCTAAAGATGGTATTACTTCATCTATTAACAAGATTGAATTTGTCACTCAAAAAGAGAAGATCGATGGACTTGTCTTAGACAAGGGATTTAAAGTATATGTTAGTGTAACAAATAATTCTGATTATGCTTTAACTCCAGGAATGAGATATGTATTTTCTACGGGAAACGACACAACTGATAAAGATTTGAACAGTATGGGCGCTGTTTTCTCGTTTACAACATTGACTGGTGAAAGATATACCGGAGATCCACTTACAAAAGGAGAAGGAATCTCCGGATTTATATTCTTCAGTTACGATAAAGAAGTTAAGATAAATGAGATTTCTTATTTCCCTAATTTCGTTGGGAAACTATCAACTAACCTCAATCCAATGGGAACATGGAGTTTTAATTAG
- a CDS encoding riboflavin synthase: MFTGLIEEVGVLRGVSSGGEMMVLNIGASLIMGDLKIGDSVSVNGVCLTATSIGEHSFTVDVMPQTYRNSNLKELRSGSKMNLERAMAAGGRFGGHIVQGHVDGTGEIRSVKRDQNAVVFEITPDKTSLFKYIIPKGSITIDGISLTVVNTTSSAFTVSIIPHTLGETVLNHKRPGDSINIECDVLGKYVDHLLHYRGAGSEEEESSSRISHDFLAANGFV; encoded by the coding sequence ATGTTCACCGGATTAATCGAGGAGGTTGGCGTGCTGCGCGGCGTCAGCAGCGGCGGTGAGATGATGGTGCTGAATATCGGCGCATCGCTCATTATGGGTGATCTGAAAATCGGCGACAGTGTATCCGTCAATGGTGTCTGCCTGACGGCGACCTCGATCGGCGAGCATTCTTTTACCGTTGATGTCATGCCGCAGACCTATCGCAACAGCAATCTGAAGGAGCTGCGAAGCGGAAGCAAAATGAATCTGGAACGGGCCATGGCCGCAGGCGGGCGCTTTGGCGGGCATATCGTCCAGGGTCATGTGGATGGTACGGGGGAGATCCGTAGCGTGAAGCGTGACCAGAATGCAGTTGTGTTCGAGATCACGCCGGATAAGACCTCCCTGTTCAAATACATTATCCCTAAAGGCTCCATTACAATTGACGGGATTAGCCTTACCGTGGTAAACACGACTTCATCAGCATTCACCGTCTCCATCATTCCCCATACGCTTGGAGAAACGGTGCTTAACCATAAACGTCCGGGCGACAGCATTAATATTGAATGCGATGTGCTCGGCAAATATGTTGATCATCTCCTTCATTACAGGGGAGCAGGCAGTGAGGAAGAAGAGAGCAGTTCCCGGATCAGCCATGATTTCCTGGCGGCGAACGGGTTTGTATAA
- a CDS encoding segregation and condensation protein A — protein sequence MTVLYKLETFEGPLDLLLHLIDKAEIDIQDIPVSEITEQYMEYLQTMQELELDITSEFLVMAATLLSIKSKLLLPKPPVIEIEDFDYYEDDGYDPRAELVERLIEYRKIKSIAVQLLDMESERSLIFTKEPEDLGPFVPTQVDNTLKGLHTSDLIAAFRKALSKAARRSSYQRITRDEISVKDRIRDVSEALMRKGMGGRLRFSALLHESMDRHEIVTTFLAILELMKMKAIFCYQEKLFDDIVMEWRGGEEFSGLQNAEIDY from the coding sequence GTGACTGTATTGTATAAGCTGGAGACGTTCGAAGGTCCGCTCGATCTGCTCTTGCACTTGATTGACAAAGCGGAAATCGACATCCAGGACATTCCGGTCAGCGAGATTACCGAGCAGTACATGGAATACCTGCAGACGATGCAGGAGCTTGAGCTGGATATTACCAGTGAGTTTCTCGTAATGGCGGCTACCCTTTTATCCATCAAGAGCAAGCTGTTGCTGCCGAAGCCGCCGGTCATTGAGATCGAGGATTTCGATTACTACGAGGACGACGGCTATGATCCGCGTGCAGAGCTGGTGGAACGGTTGATTGAATACCGGAAAATCAAGAGCATTGCCGTGCAGCTGCTGGATATGGAGAGTGAGCGCAGTCTTATTTTTACGAAGGAACCTGAGGATCTAGGGCCTTTTGTGCCGACGCAGGTGGACAACACCCTGAAAGGGCTGCATACGTCTGACCTGATTGCCGCCTTCCGTAAAGCGCTCAGCAAGGCAGCCAGAAGATCGTCGTATCAGCGGATTACCCGTGACGAAATTTCGGTGAAGGACCGGATACGCGATGTATCTGAGGCGCTGATGCGCAAAGGGATGGGCGGCAGGCTGCGGTTCTCTGCGCTTTTGCATGAGAGCATGGACCGGCATGAGATCGTAACGACCTTCCTGGCAATTCTGGAGCTGATGAAAATGAAGGCGATATTTTGCTATCAGGAGAAATTATTTGATGACATTGTAATGGAGTGGAGAGGAGGAGAGGAGTTCAGTGGATTACAAAACGCTGAAATCGATTATTGA
- the scpB gene encoding SMC-Scp complex subunit ScpB, which yields MDYKTLKSIIEGLLFLSGDEGLSARQIAEITEQRPDLATRALEELKDDYISQERGLQVVQIAGNYRLATLPDHAPYFERLAYSPSRSSLSQAALETLAIVAYRQPITRVEIEEIRGVKSERAIHTLNNKDLIHEVGRAEAVGRPILYGTTKSFLDSFGLASLKELPEPSSFDTSDSLEEETQLLFNKLDSQLTFDDVEQP from the coding sequence GTGGATTACAAAACGCTGAAATCGATTATTGAGGGATTGCTGTTTCTGTCCGGCGATGAGGGGCTGTCTGCCCGTCAAATTGCCGAGATTACCGAGCAGCGCCCGGATCTAGCAACGAGAGCGCTGGAAGAGCTGAAGGACGATTACATTTCACAGGAACGCGGCCTGCAGGTGGTGCAGATTGCCGGGAATTACCGGCTGGCTACATTGCCTGACCATGCGCCGTATTTTGAACGCCTGGCGTACTCACCTTCCAGATCTTCGTTGTCTCAAGCGGCACTGGAGACGCTGGCCATTGTGGCTTACCGTCAGCCGATTACCCGGGTGGAGATTGAGGAAATCCGCGGAGTGAAATCCGAACGGGCGATTCATACACTGAATAACAAGGATCTGATTCATGAGGTTGGACGGGCAGAGGCCGTTGGCCGCCCTATACTGTATGGTACAACCAAGTCATTCCTGGACAGCTTCGGCCTGGCCAGCCTGAAGGAACTGCCGGAGCCGTCGAGCTTCGATACTTCTGACAGCCTTGAGGAGGAGACACAGCTCCTGTTCAACAAGCTGGACAGCCAGTTAACCTTCGACGATGTCGAGCAGCCTTAG
- the ytfJ gene encoding GerW family sporulation protein yields the protein MSDHPIQGLMQTAMENIKGMVDVNTIVGDPVETPDGSVILPISKVAFGFAAGGSDYRVEDDAPGVNGSGSGVKLLPFGGGSGGGVSIRPIAFLVVGREGVHIVPLDNQTHLFEKIIDATPNLIDKIQNMFQNGTPVGAEVVGAKVTKTEVKAEPVPSNSSTH from the coding sequence ATGAGTGACCATCCGATCCAAGGTCTGATGCAGACGGCGATGGAAAATATCAAAGGTATGGTGGATGTTAATACGATTGTCGGAGATCCTGTGGAAACACCGGATGGCAGTGTTATTCTGCCGATCAGTAAAGTGGCATTTGGATTTGCCGCAGGCGGCAGTGACTACCGGGTGGAAGATGATGCCCCTGGTGTGAACGGCAGCGGAAGCGGGGTCAAATTGCTTCCTTTCGGAGGAGGTAGCGGCGGCGGTGTTTCGATCCGTCCAATCGCGTTTCTCGTAGTGGGCAGAGAAGGGGTACATATTGTGCCTCTGGATAATCAGACCCATCTGTTCGAGAAAATTATTGACGCTACGCCAAACCTGATCGACAAAATCCAGAATATGTTTCAAAACGGTACACCTGTAGGGGCGGAAGTTGTGGGTGCTAAAGTAACCAAAACAGAGGTAAAAGCTGAACCGGTACCTTCGAATTCATCCACCCATTAG
- a CDS encoding spore maturation protein has protein sequence MITFIPLYAFTRKVPVYESFVEGAKDGFGTAIAIIPHLVGMLVAISVFRASGALDFLMGFIAPALQGLGVPPEVLPLGLLRPLTGTGSLAYTTDLIRVHGPDSLIGMIASTIQGSTDTTLYVLTVYFGAVGIRNGRYALKVGLFSDIVGFVAAIAICMLAFG, from the coding sequence ATGATCACATTCATTCCGCTTTATGCTTTTACCCGCAAGGTTCCTGTTTATGAGTCCTTCGTGGAAGGAGCCAAGGACGGCTTCGGGACCGCCATAGCCATTATTCCGCATCTTGTCGGCATGCTGGTGGCCATCAGCGTGTTCCGTGCATCCGGCGCACTGGATTTCCTGATGGGCTTCATCGCACCGGCGCTGCAGGGGCTTGGCGTGCCGCCTGAGGTGCTGCCGCTTGGCCTGCTCCGCCCGCTGACAGGCACTGGCTCGCTCGCCTATACGACAGATCTCATCCGCGTCCATGGGCCGGATTCGCTGATCGGCATGATTGCCTCCACCATCCAGGGCAGCACAGACACTACCCTGTACGTGCTAACCGTTTATTTCGGCGCCGTGGGCATCCGCAACGGGCGGTACGCGCTAAAGGTCGGCTTGTTCTCCGATATTGTCGGCTTTGTCGCAGCCATCGCCATATGCATGCTGGCGTTTGGGTAG
- a CDS encoding bifunctional 3,4-dihydroxy-2-butanone-4-phosphate synthase/GTP cyclohydrolase II, with protein sequence MSEHDKQDSVLDSIEDAIYDLMRGKVIIVVDDEDRENEGDFIALAERSTPEVINFMITEGRGLVCVPITAERAEELDLQPMVTHNTDNHGTAFTVSVDHIDTTTGISAGERSMTIKALMDPNAKPSDFRRPGHMFPLIAKKGGVLRRSGHTEAAVDLARMCGAYPASVICEVVKPDGTMARLPDLIEIAKKHDLKLISIKDLIHYRNEKEHLVNREVSVNLPTDFGDFQTIAYTNEVDDKEHVALVKGDISGEEPVLVRVHSECLTGDVFHSHRCDCGPQFEAALRQIEAAGRGVLLYMRQEGRGIGLINKLRAYKLQEEGLDTVDANLKLGFPADLRDYGIGAQILKDLGVRQIKLMTNNPRKIKGLEGYGLEVVERVPIQMPENKDNTNYLHTKQAKLGHLLTFDNIEQNEDSKA encoded by the coding sequence ATGAGCGAGCATGACAAGCAAGACAGCGTCTTGGACTCGATTGAAGATGCCATTTATGATTTGATGCGCGGCAAGGTAATCATCGTGGTGGATGACGAGGACCGGGAGAACGAAGGGGACTTCATCGCCTTGGCCGAACGCTCCACTCCGGAAGTCATCAACTTCATGATCACGGAGGGCCGCGGTCTGGTCTGTGTGCCGATTACTGCGGAACGGGCAGAAGAGCTGGATCTACAGCCTATGGTTACCCATAATACCGACAATCACGGCACCGCCTTTACCGTATCGGTTGACCATATTGATACGACTACCGGTATTTCAGCCGGTGAGCGCTCCATGACCATCAAAGCATTAATGGACCCTAATGCCAAACCGTCAGACTTCCGCAGACCGGGCCATATGTTCCCGCTGATTGCCAAGAAAGGCGGCGTGCTGCGCCGCTCGGGCCATACGGAAGCTGCTGTCGATCTGGCCCGCATGTGCGGCGCTTATCCGGCCAGCGTTATCTGTGAAGTCGTTAAGCCTGACGGTACCATGGCCCGGCTGCCGGATCTCATCGAGATTGCGAAGAAACATGATCTCAAGCTGATCAGCATCAAGGATCTTATCCATTACCGGAATGAGAAGGAGCACCTGGTTAACCGTGAAGTATCGGTGAACCTGCCGACAGACTTCGGTGACTTCCAGACCATTGCCTATACGAATGAGGTGGACGACAAGGAGCATGTTGCCCTGGTCAAAGGCGACATCTCCGGGGAAGAACCGGTACTGGTGCGCGTGCATTCCGAATGCCTGACCGGCGATGTTTTCCATTCCCACCGCTGCGACTGCGGCCCGCAATTTGAAGCAGCGCTGCGCCAGATTGAAGCTGCGGGCAGAGGCGTGCTGCTCTACATGCGCCAGGAAGGAAGAGGTATCGGACTGATCAATAAACTGCGGGCTTATAAGCTGCAGGAAGAAGGGCTGGATACTGTGGATGCCAACCTGAAGCTGGGCTTCCCGGCCGACTTGCGGGATTACGGCATCGGTGCACAGATCCTGAAGGATTTAGGCGTCCGCCAGATTAAGCTGATGACCAACAATCCCCGCAAGATAAAAGGGCTGGAAGGCTATGGTCTTGAGGTCGTGGAACGCGTGCCGATCCAGATGCCGGAGAATAAGGATAATACCAATTATCTCCATACCAAGCAGGCCAAGCTTGGCCATCTGCTGACTTTTGACAACATTGAACAAAATGAGGATTCGAAAGCTTAA